The Polypterus senegalus isolate Bchr_013 chromosome 1, ASM1683550v1, whole genome shotgun sequence genome includes a window with the following:
- the LOC120518758 gene encoding C-C motif chemokine 20-like, whose amino-acid sequence MAQMHLAVVALTLVLTLTTLCESHSFEECCISYSSKHLPCKLIKTYAIQLSIDACHIDAIIFHTVRGRKICANPNEIWVKERMLCVDNRK is encoded by the exons ATGGCACAGATGCACTTGGCAGTGGTGGCACTTACATTGGTGTTGACTCTCACCACTTTGTGTGAATCGCATT CTTTTGAAGAATGTTGTATTTCCTATTCATCAAAACATCTACCTTGTAAGTTAATAAAAACATATGCAATTCAACTTTCCATCGATGCCTGCCACATTGATGCCATCAT ttttcacaCAGTCAGAGGAAGGAAAATCTGTGCCAATCCAAATGAGATATGGGTTAAGGAACGAATGCTCTGTGTTGA caacagaaaatga
- the LOC120536075 gene encoding C-C motif chemokine 20-like — translation MAVNLLCTALVCALTLHALTGETLAYMVDCCSRYSKTELPCGLIKGYEMQRSIDACDINAVIFHTKRGRKICANPKDGWVLKRIQCVGEKVKRMSASKTNLSK, via the exons atGGCAGTAAACTTGTTATGTACAGCATTAGTTTGTGCACTGACTCTACATGCATTGACTGGAGAGACATTAGCAT atATGGTTGATTGTTGTTCCCGTTACAGCAAAACAGAGCTTCCCTGTGGCTTAATTAAGGGCTATGAAATGCAGCGCTCCATAGATGCTTGTGATATTAATGCAGTAAT ATTTCACACTAAAAGAGGAAGGAAAATATGCGCAAACCCCAAAGATGGCTGGGTCTTGAAAAGGATTCAGTGCGTAgg ggaaaaagtgaaaagaatgtCTGCAAGCAAAACAAATCTGTCTAAGTGA